The Erpetoichthys calabaricus chromosome 5, fErpCal1.3, whole genome shotgun sequence genome has a segment encoding these proteins:
- the LOC114651557 gene encoding uncharacterized protein LOC114651557, giving the protein MATDVWAEFDSIIYTPTNLQSFTEPKDNNVYVMFHGTTRENAQLIKRNGFRPSQDGMLGKGVYVSRDIQKASRYPIEVEPSKRVILKLNVNVGKVVKIDRQGHPWQKSWHSHGYDTAWVPPNCGMVPSGLEEDCIWDPSRIRVIEVMAPSSVPVSHYNYTPSHFKTTDFWAEFDSNVYIPTDLQSFTEPKENNIYVMFHGTTRENAQLIKRNGFRPSQDGMLGKGVYVSRDIQKASRYPIEVDPSQRVVLKLNVNVGKVVKIDRQGHPLQKSWHSHGYDTAWVPPNCGMVPSGLEEDCIWDPSRIRVIEVMAPTFS; this is encoded by the exons ATGGCCACTGACGTTTGGGCAGAGTTTGATTCCATTATTTACACTCCTACGAATCTCCAGAGCTTCACTGAACCTAAGGACAACAATGTCTATGTGATGTTCCATGGAACAACAAGGGAAAATGCACAACTCATCAAAAGGAATGGCTTCCGACCTTCTCAAGATGGCATGCTGGGAAAGGGAGTCTATGTTAGCCGTGACATTCAGAAGGCCAGCAGATATCCAATAGAAGTTGAACCGAGTAAACGGGTTATCCTCAAGCTCAATGTAAATGTGGGAAAAGTTGTAAAGATCGACAGGCAGGGGCATCCATGGCAGAAGTCATGGCACTCCCATGGATACGATACAGCCTGGGTGCCACCTAACTGTGGAATGGTGCCCAGTGGCTTAGAAGAAGATTGCATCTGGGATCCAAGTAGAATTCGAGTTATAGAAGTCATGGCTCCATCTTCAGTTCCTGTTTCCCATTATA attACACTCCTTCACACTTTAAAACCACTGACTTTTGGGCAGAGTTTGATTCCAATGTTTACATTCCTACGGATCTCCAGAGCTTCACTGAACCTAAGGAAAACAATATCTATGTGATGTTCCATGGAACAACAAGGGAAAATGCACAACTCATCAAAAGGAATGGCTTCCGACCTTCTCAAGATGGCATGCTGGGAAAGGGAGTCTATGTTAGCCGTGACATTCAGAAGGCCAGCAGATATCCAATAGAAGTTGATCCGAGTCAACGGGTTGTTCTCAAGCTCAATGTAAATGTGGGAAAAGTTGTAAAGATTGACAGGCAGGGGCATCCACTGCAGAAGTCATGGCACTCCCATGGATACGATACAGCCTGGGTGCCACCTAACTGTGGAATGGTACCCAGTGGCTTAGAAGAAGATTGTATCTGGGATCCAAGTAGAATCCGAGTTATAGAAGTCATGGCTCCAACTTTTAGTTAA